A single genomic interval of Halobacillus halophilus DSM 2266 harbors:
- the accA gene encoding acetyl-CoA carboxylase carboxyl transferase subunit alpha, with the protein MKHILEFEKPVIELREKIAELRRMTENSEMDLSEEIITLEKRLEKLEVDVYDRMQPWDRVQMARHPERPTTLDYIEYIFSDFLELHGDRLYGDDAALVAGIAKFKGTPVTVIGHQRGKDTKENIRRNFGMPHPEGYRKALRLMKQADKFKRPIITFIDTKGAYPGKAAEERGQSEAIARNLMEMAGLNVPIICVVIGEGGSGGALGLGIGDRIYMLENSTYSVISPEGASSILWKDAGLAQQAAESMKITSYDLKELNVIDEVIPEVRGGAHRDVEYQASEIEKVIESSLKELSSLENSQLLEERFNKYKSIGDYAFLDL; encoded by the coding sequence GTGAAGCATATACTTGAGTTTGAGAAACCGGTAATTGAGCTGCGTGAAAAAATTGCAGAACTGAGACGCATGACTGAAAACAGCGAAATGGATCTGAGCGAAGAAATTATAACCTTAGAGAAACGTTTGGAAAAGCTGGAAGTCGATGTCTATGATCGTATGCAGCCTTGGGACCGAGTTCAAATGGCAAGGCATCCTGAGCGTCCGACAACTCTTGACTATATTGAATACATCTTTTCCGACTTTCTGGAGCTTCACGGTGACCGCTTATACGGGGATGACGCTGCGCTAGTGGCAGGCATTGCTAAATTTAAGGGAACTCCCGTTACCGTCATTGGACATCAGCGCGGAAAAGATACAAAAGAGAATATTAGAAGGAACTTTGGCATGCCTCATCCTGAGGGGTACCGAAAAGCTCTTCGTTTAATGAAACAAGCTGACAAATTCAAACGTCCAATTATTACTTTTATTGACACGAAGGGAGCTTATCCCGGAAAGGCAGCAGAGGAGCGGGGACAAAGCGAAGCTATTGCGCGGAATCTTATGGAAATGGCAGGTCTTAACGTTCCCATCATCTGTGTTGTGATCGGAGAAGGAGGAAGCGGGGGAGCGCTTGGTCTCGGAATAGGGGACCGGATTTATATGCTTGAGAACTCGACTTACTCTGTTATTTCTCCTGAAGGTGCGTCGTCTATACTTTGGAAAGATGCAGGACTAGCCCAGCAGGCTGCTGAATCTATGAAGATTACGTCCTATGACTTAAAAGAATTAAATGTAATTGATGAAGTCATACCTGAAGTCAGAGGTGGAGCTCATCGTGATGTAGAATATCAGGCAAGTGAAATTGAAAAAGTTATTGAGTCATCACTAAAAGAACTCTCATCTTTGGAAAACAGCCAATTATTAGAAGAACGATTTAATAAATATAAAAGTATTGGCGATTATGCGTTTCTTGATTTATAA
- a CDS encoding FxsA family protein has product MFRWLLLFILIVPALEIGLLIGAGNWIGPWWVILLIILTGVIGAWLAKQQGLETIRNFQNSMSSGQMPQDTLLDGACILVGGAVLLTPGFITDAIGFLLLIPPTRAPIKRLIKKIISKMMDKGTITIYRR; this is encoded by the coding sequence ATGTTTCGCTGGTTATTACTGTTTATTCTGATTGTCCCGGCACTTGAGATCGGTTTACTCATTGGGGCTGGAAACTGGATTGGACCCTGGTGGGTTATATTACTGATCATCCTTACAGGAGTTATAGGAGCGTGGCTTGCGAAACAGCAAGGTTTAGAAACGATCAGAAACTTCCAAAATTCGATGTCGAGCGGACAAATGCCTCAGGATACTCTATTGGATGGTGCCTGTATATTAGTAGGAGGGGCCGTTTTACTGACTCCTGGATTTATTACTGATGCCATAGGGTTTTTATTATTAATTCCTCCCACTAGAGCACCCATTAAACGTCTTATTAAAAAAATAATTTCAAAAATGATGGATAAAGGCACCATCACTATTTATAGAAGATAA
- the ytvI gene encoding sporulation integral membrane protein YtvI, which yields MDNPVFHQFFRFLFVITLILSSIFLIIGAWIYLYPFLLAFLISGALQPFIQLLEKRLHFPRTLAVLSLLFLLTLLTASLLTLVIAELIKGIQRLAIAAPVHFGNLVNHSIDQFTIWFTPILYRIEQVILKLSTEQQSSIFDYIEIIKVKAAATGVQMLETLFQSLIRGLTSLPSSITTMLILMLAIFFICKDWEMIIRSLTRIIPARYLEKTRRFPTELKSTFKGIIRAQFILVGISTAIIGIGLFIIQAPNALTITMAASIVDIIPYIGTGSIFIPWIFYQFFTGQFQMTIGLSIIYMVVLIVRQTLEPKILANHFGVPPILLLAGMFLGFQIFGVYGMILSPLVIVFLKVLHTTGIFNYTWHFIKGN from the coding sequence ATGGACAACCCCGTTTTTCACCAGTTCTTCCGCTTCCTATTTGTGATCACTCTTATACTGTCCAGTATATTTTTAATTATTGGAGCTTGGATATATTTATACCCTTTTCTTCTTGCCTTTTTAATTTCAGGTGCTCTTCAACCATTTATTCAACTTTTAGAAAAAAGATTACATTTCCCCAGAACCCTGGCCGTACTATCGCTTTTGTTCTTACTAACACTTCTTACAGCTTCGCTGCTTACACTAGTCATAGCTGAACTAATTAAAGGCATTCAGCGTCTGGCCATAGCAGCTCCTGTACACTTTGGTAACCTGGTGAACCATTCCATCGACCAGTTCACCATTTGGTTCACACCTATACTTTATAGAATCGAACAAGTTATTCTTAAATTATCGACTGAGCAGCAAAGTTCTATTTTTGATTATATAGAGATAATAAAAGTAAAGGCAGCAGCTACAGGCGTCCAGATGTTAGAAACCTTATTTCAAAGTCTAATTCGTGGATTGACCAGCCTGCCCTCCTCTATTACCACTATGCTAATTTTAATGCTGGCCATATTTTTTATATGTAAGGATTGGGAAATGATTATTCGCAGCCTTACTCGTATCATACCCGCCCGTTATCTCGAAAAAACCAGGAGATTTCCAACGGAACTTAAGTCCACCTTTAAAGGTATCATTAGAGCCCAGTTTATTCTTGTAGGTATATCTACTGCTATCATCGGGATAGGCTTATTTATTATTCAAGCCCCAAATGCACTTACGATTACCATGGCTGCTTCCATAGTAGATATCATTCCCTATATTGGGACTGGCAGCATTTTTATTCCGTGGATTTTTTATCAATTTTTCACAGGACAATTCCAGATGACCATTGGTCTTTCGATTATATACATGGTAGTCCTAATCGTTCGACAGACACTTGAGCCTAAAATTCTCGCTAACCATTTCGGCGTACCCCCAATCTTATTATTAGCAGGTATGTTTCTAGGTTTTCAAATTTTTGGCGTATATGGAATGATACTTAGTCCTTTAGTTATTGTGTTTTTAAAGGTTCTTCATACTACTGGAATTTTTAATTACACGTGGCATTTTATTAAAGGAAACTAA
- a CDS encoding FadR/GntR family transcriptional regulator, with protein sequence MTRSHQGKVYEGVLYQLKSYIDENQLKPGDKLPSERELSEQLNVGRSSIREAFRAMELLGLIETKRGEGTYIRAYRPYHMVELLSSFLLNESRTREELLTAKQMMEKEVLFILVGKVAEGQRLKLEQIMVKENAKERYQSFFTFLFELCDRPLLLSMWQFISGFALAREEIQYEACWYKQVIEIIKNGDKKDILMLYP encoded by the coding sequence GTGACCCGATCGCATCAAGGGAAAGTATATGAAGGTGTTTTATACCAATTAAAGTCTTATATTGATGAAAATCAATTAAAACCAGGAGATAAATTACCTTCAGAGCGTGAGTTAAGTGAACAGTTAAATGTTGGCAGATCATCGATTAGAGAAGCTTTTCGTGCCATGGAGCTGCTTGGGTTAATAGAGACTAAGCGTGGGGAGGGTACTTATATACGTGCTTATCGCCCCTATCATATGGTTGAATTATTATCGAGTTTCCTTTTAAATGAATCAAGGACCAGGGAAGAATTATTGACGGCTAAGCAGATGATGGAGAAGGAAGTCTTATTTATCCTTGTTGGAAAGGTCGCGGAAGGGCAAAGGTTGAAACTGGAGCAAATAATGGTAAAAGAAAATGCAAAAGAGAGATATCAGTCTTTCTTTACCTTCTTATTTGAACTTTGTGACCGCCCACTGCTATTATCAATGTGGCAATTCATATCCGGATTCGCACTTGCAAGAGAGGAGATCCAATATGAAGCTTGCTGGTATAAACAAGTGATAGAGATAATAAAAAATGGAGATAAAAAAGATATACTTATGCTTTATCCTTAA
- the citZ gene encoding citrate synthase, whose amino-acid sequence MSSTKGLEGITATESSISSIIDDKLTYVGYDIDDLANNSSFEEVIYLLWNQKLPNKDELNQFKSDLISNMDIPQEVVDHLKSYDLSTVHPMAALRTAVSMLGIHDPESDVMEDQANKDKALRIQAKMPTVVTAFARIRNGEEPVSPKKELSFAANFLYMLNGKNPENIEVEAFNKALVLHADHELNASTFTARVCVATLSDIYSGVTAAIGALKGPLHGGANERVMKMLTEIDSVEDAIPAIEKKLENKEKIMGMGHRVYQSGDPRAKHLKEMSRELTKLTGHSKYYEMSIKIEDYIKENKGLPANVDFYSASVYHSLGIDHDIFTPIFAVSRVSGWLAHILEQYADNRLIRPRAEYVGPKGQTYTPIDER is encoded by the coding sequence ATGTCATCAACCAAAGGTCTTGAAGGAATTACAGCAACTGAATCATCGATCAGTTCAATTATTGACGATAAATTAACCTACGTTGGTTACGATATCGATGATCTAGCAAATAACTCAAGCTTTGAAGAAGTTATTTATCTTCTTTGGAATCAGAAACTTCCAAACAAAGATGAACTGAATCAATTTAAATCTGATTTAATCTCAAACATGGACATCCCTCAGGAAGTAGTAGATCATCTCAAATCTTATGATCTATCTACAGTGCATCCCATGGCTGCTTTACGTACCGCAGTTTCCATGCTCGGCATTCATGATCCTGAGTCGGATGTAATGGAAGATCAAGCTAATAAAGACAAAGCTCTTCGAATTCAAGCAAAAATGCCTACAGTTGTTACGGCCTTTGCTCGTATCCGTAATGGGGAGGAGCCAGTTTCTCCTAAAAAAGAATTAAGTTTTGCAGCTAACTTTTTGTATATGCTGAATGGTAAAAATCCTGAAAATATTGAAGTCGAAGCATTTAACAAAGCGCTAGTATTACACGCAGACCATGAATTAAACGCTTCAACGTTTACGGCCCGTGTTTGTGTGGCAACACTATCCGACATTTACTCAGGCGTAACAGCTGCTATTGGTGCTTTAAAAGGACCTCTCCATGGTGGAGCCAATGAGCGTGTTATGAAAATGCTTACGGAAATTGACAGCGTTGAAGATGCGATTCCTGCTATAGAAAAGAAGCTGGAAAACAAAGAAAAAATCATGGGTATGGGACACAGAGTTTATCAATCCGGCGATCCTCGCGCGAAGCATTTAAAAGAAATGTCTCGTGAGCTGACCAAGCTGACAGGACACTCTAAATACTACGAAATGTCTATTAAAATTGAAGATTACATTAAAGAAAATAAAGGACTTCCAGCAAATGTGGATTTCTATTCTGCATCGGTTTATCATAGCCTTGGAATCGATCATGATATTTTCACACCGATCTTTGCGGTCAGCCGCGTTTCCGGTTGGTTAGCTCATATTCTAGAACAATATGCGGATAACCGCTTGATTCGTCCTCGTGCTGAATATGTAGGACCTAAGGGACAGACTTACACACCAATTGACGAACGTTAA
- a CDS encoding NAD(P)-dependent malic enzyme: protein MSNLRDEALHIHRVNKGKLETHSKVPVRNAKDLSLAYSPGVAEPCKEIYDHRETVYDYTMKGNMVAVVSDGSAVLGLGNIGPEAALPVMEGKAALFKSFAGVDAFPICLNTRDVDQIVQTVKLMEPTFGGVNLEDIAAPNCFIIEDRLKKETNIPIFHDDQHGTAIVTVAGLMNALKVTGKSFSDIKVVANGAGAAGIAIIKLLYHFGVRDIIMCDSKGAIFEGRDYGMNDVKDEIAKITNKDRLEGKLSEVMEGADVFIGVSVGGLLSKEMVSRMNDDSIIFAMANPEPEIMPEDAKEAGARVVGTGRSDFPNQVNNVLAFPGIFRGALDVRATRINEKMKIAAAEAIASLVSEEELNADYVIPAPFDTRVAPAVAASVAKAAMESGVARHHVDPEEVAEKTRQMTLIEEQ from the coding sequence GTGTCGAATTTGCGAGATGAAGCACTGCATATACATCGTGTCAATAAAGGAAAACTGGAAACCCATTCCAAGGTCCCTGTAAGGAATGCTAAGGATTTAAGTTTGGCTTATTCACCAGGTGTAGCTGAACCATGTAAGGAAATTTATGACCATCGGGAAACTGTCTATGACTACACCATGAAAGGGAACATGGTTGCCGTTGTTAGTGATGGATCGGCTGTACTTGGTCTTGGTAATATTGGACCGGAAGCTGCACTTCCTGTAATGGAAGGCAAAGCCGCATTATTTAAAAGTTTCGCCGGGGTAGATGCTTTTCCAATCTGTTTAAACACAAGAGATGTCGATCAGATTGTTCAGACTGTTAAGCTGATGGAACCAACGTTTGGTGGCGTGAATCTAGAAGATATCGCTGCTCCAAACTGCTTTATCATAGAAGATCGACTCAAGAAAGAAACTAACATTCCTATCTTTCACGATGATCAGCACGGCACAGCGATCGTGACAGTTGCGGGTTTAATGAATGCCTTAAAAGTAACTGGAAAGTCTTTCTCTGATATTAAAGTAGTGGCAAATGGAGCTGGTGCAGCAGGAATTGCCATTATTAAGCTTCTTTACCATTTCGGTGTACGGGACATTATCATGTGCGATTCTAAAGGTGCGATCTTTGAAGGACGCGATTACGGCATGAATGATGTTAAAGACGAAATAGCTAAGATCACAAATAAAGATCGGTTAGAAGGAAAGCTTTCTGAAGTAATGGAAGGGGCAGACGTGTTTATAGGTGTTTCAGTAGGCGGGCTTTTATCAAAAGAAATGGTTTCTCGCATGAATGACGACTCTATTATATTCGCCATGGCTAATCCTGAACCAGAAATTATGCCGGAAGACGCAAAAGAAGCTGGGGCCCGTGTAGTTGGAACAGGTCGGTCAGACTTTCCCAATCAGGTAAATAATGTGTTAGCGTTCCCAGGTATATTCCGTGGAGCTCTCGATGTACGTGCGACTCGAATTAATGAAAAAATGAAAATAGCTGCAGCTGAGGCAATTGCTTCCCTTGTAAGCGAAGAAGAATTGAACGCAGACTACGTGATTCCTGCGCCTTTTGATACTCGAGTAGCTCCGGCAGTAGCAGCAAGTGTTGCTAAAGCTGCCATGGAATCTGGTGTGGCCAGACATCATGTGGACCCTGAAGAAGTTGCAGAAAAAACTAGACAAATGACTTTAATTGAAGAGCAATAA
- the pyk gene encoding pyruvate kinase — MFRKTKIVSTIGPASESVEKLSQLIEAGMNVARLNFSHGDFEEHGARIKNIREASASTGKTVAILLDTKGPEIRTGTLKEEEVYLEKGSTVYVSMDDIQGDAERISVTYPGLINDVQPGSKILLDDGLVELLVEEIDKKNNEIKTTVLNNGPLKNKKGVNVPNVSVNLPGITDKDAKDIEFGIEQGVDFIAASFVRRASDVLEIKELLEKHGALDIQIIPKIENQEGVDNIDEILEVSDGLMVARGDLGVEIPAEDVPLVQKQLIHKCNKAGKPVITATQMLDSMQRNPRPTRAEASDVANAIFDGTDAIMLSGETAAGDYPVESVQTMHNIASKTETGLNYKAILDERSKHSDMTITDAISQSVTHTAINLDVNAVVTPTESGHTARMISKYRPRAPIVAITSSEAVNRKLSLVWGVYAVMGPRAQSTDDMLDVAVERSLASGVATRGDRVIITGGVPVGESGTTNLMKVHVIGDVLVKGQGVGQKSAYGRAVVAKDPKEAIDRVVDGDILVTHGTDRDMMPAIEKAAGLVTVEGGLTSHAAVVGLSLGIPVIVGVKDALSIISDGNDITIDSSRGDIYEGHASVL; from the coding sequence ATGTTTAGAAAAACAAAAATCGTTAGTACGATTGGACCGGCTTCTGAATCAGTTGAGAAATTAAGTCAACTAATTGAAGCAGGAATGAATGTTGCTCGTTTGAATTTCTCTCATGGAGATTTCGAAGAACACGGAGCTCGTATTAAAAACATTCGTGAGGCATCTGCCTCCACAGGTAAAACGGTAGCTATATTATTAGACACGAAAGGTCCTGAAATACGGACAGGTACGCTAAAAGAAGAAGAAGTTTATTTGGAAAAAGGATCTACTGTCTATGTTTCAATGGATGATATCCAAGGGGATGCAGAGCGCATCTCAGTCACGTATCCAGGTTTGATTAATGATGTCCAGCCAGGCTCAAAAATATTACTGGATGATGGTTTGGTAGAGTTACTTGTAGAAGAAATCGACAAAAAAAATAACGAAATCAAAACAACTGTCTTAAACAATGGTCCTTTGAAAAATAAAAAAGGTGTCAATGTACCTAATGTAAGTGTAAACTTACCGGGGATTACGGATAAAGATGCGAAGGATATTGAGTTTGGAATTGAACAGGGAGTAGACTTTATCGCCGCTTCTTTCGTACGTCGTGCTTCAGACGTTCTTGAGATCAAAGAACTATTAGAAAAGCACGGAGCGCTGGATATCCAAATTATCCCTAAAATTGAAAATCAGGAAGGCGTTGATAACATCGACGAAATCCTGGAAGTAAGTGACGGCCTAATGGTAGCGCGTGGAGATTTAGGTGTTGAGATTCCAGCGGAAGATGTCCCTCTTGTGCAAAAACAACTTATTCACAAATGCAATAAAGCTGGAAAACCAGTTATTACAGCTACTCAAATGCTGGACTCTATGCAAAGAAATCCTCGTCCAACTCGTGCAGAGGCATCAGACGTTGCGAACGCTATCTTTGATGGAACAGACGCGATTATGCTTTCTGGCGAAACAGCAGCAGGGGATTATCCTGTTGAATCCGTTCAAACGATGCACAATATTGCCAGCAAAACGGAGACAGGCTTAAATTATAAAGCGATCCTTGATGAGCGTTCTAAGCACAGTGATATGACGATAACGGATGCAATTAGTCAATCTGTTACTCATACGGCCATTAATCTTGATGTAAATGCTGTGGTGACTCCAACGGAAAGCGGTCATACAGCCAGGATGATTTCTAAATATCGTCCAAGAGCACCAATTGTAGCTATCACTTCAAGTGAAGCTGTTAACCGTAAGCTTTCTCTCGTATGGGGAGTTTATGCTGTGATGGGACCACGTGCTCAATCTACAGATGATATGCTTGATGTAGCGGTTGAACGCAGCTTAGCATCTGGAGTTGCTACTCGTGGTGATCGTGTGATTATCACTGGTGGAGTACCAGTAGGTGAAAGTGGAACAACAAACCTTATGAAAGTGCATGTAATAGGAGACGTACTTGTTAAAGGACAAGGCGTTGGCCAGAAAAGCGCCTATGGACGAGCTGTTGTAGCTAAGGATCCTAAAGAAGCGATTGACCGTGTAGTAGACGGAGATATTCTTGTCACTCATGGAACAGATCGTGATATGATGCCTGCTATAGAAAAAGCTGCAGGTCTGGTTACAGTAGAAGGCGGATTAACATCTCATGCTGCAGTAGTAGGTTTGAGCCTTGGAATTCCCGTTATTGTAGGAGTGAAAGATGCTCTTAGTATAATTTCTGACGGGAATGATATAACTATTGACAGTTCACGAGGAGATATTTATGAAGGGCATGCTAGTGTCCTGTAA
- the accD gene encoding acetyl-CoA carboxylase, carboxyltransferase subunit beta — MLRDFFSKKKRYASIPRQEAKKDVPEGLMQKCPNCQKIFYRKELNRNMNVCPHCDHHHRLNAYERLEHIFDEDTFEEWDKHMISSNPLGFPDYEEKLEKDRLKSDLNEAVVTGRAQLNGLDTAVAVMDARFRMGSMGSVVGEKITNAIEKARKEKIPFIIFTASGGARMQEGVLSLMQMGKTSVALQRLHAEGGLFISVMTHPTTGGVSASFASLGDYNFAEPGALIGFAGRRIIEQTIREKLPDDFQTAEFLLEHGQLDRVLHRHELKKTLGMVLEIHHPGGEKT; from the coding sequence TTGCTAAGAGATTTTTTCAGCAAGAAAAAACGCTATGCATCCATCCCGCGACAAGAAGCGAAAAAGGATGTACCTGAAGGTCTTATGCAAAAGTGTCCAAATTGTCAAAAGATCTTTTATAGAAAAGAATTAAATCGGAACATGAATGTTTGCCCTCACTGTGATCATCATCACCGTTTAAATGCTTATGAAAGGTTGGAGCATATATTTGATGAGGATACTTTTGAAGAATGGGACAAGCATATGATTTCAAGCAATCCATTAGGCTTTCCTGATTATGAGGAAAAGCTTGAAAAAGATCGCTTGAAATCAGACTTGAATGAAGCCGTTGTTACTGGCAGAGCTCAATTGAACGGCTTGGATACAGCGGTAGCTGTTATGGATGCCCGTTTTCGTATGGGAAGTATGGGGTCTGTAGTTGGTGAGAAAATTACGAACGCTATTGAGAAAGCAAGGAAAGAAAAAATTCCATTTATCATTTTTACTGCTTCTGGCGGTGCTAGAATGCAGGAAGGTGTGCTGAGTTTAATGCAGATGGGTAAGACCTCTGTAGCTCTCCAGCGGTTGCACGCAGAAGGTGGATTGTTCATTTCGGTTATGACCCATCCTACAACAGGTGGGGTTTCAGCGAGCTTTGCTTCACTAGGGGATTATAATTTCGCGGAGCCTGGAGCATTGATTGGTTTTGCCGGTAGAAGAATCATTGAGCAGACTATTCGTGAGAAGTTACCAGATGACTTTCAGACCGCTGAATTCTTGCTGGAACATGGACAGCTGGATCGTGTGCTGCATCGTCATGAATTGAAAAAAACACTTGGAATGGTCTTAGAAATTCACCATCCAGGAGGTGAAAAAACGTGA
- the pfkA gene encoding 6-phosphofructokinase: MKKIGVLTSGGDAPGMNAAIRAVVRKAIYHNVEVYGIKYGYQGLIDGSIDKMELGSVGDIIQRGGTKLYSARCEEFKTEEGQLKGIEQMKKHGIEGLIAIGGDGTFMGAKKLTEKGYPCIGVPGTIDNDIPGTDFTIGFDTALNTIIDAIDKIRDTATSHERTYVIEVMGRNAGDLALWAGLADGAESVLIPEFEDEFNDVIDRLKRGHERGKRHSIIIVAEGVGSGVDFGRKVKEATDLETRVTVLGHTQRGGSPSASDRVLASRLGAHSVDLLLNGKSGRMVGIQQNKLVDHDIVEILNTKHQVDLDMYRLSKELSI; the protein is encoded by the coding sequence ATGAAAAAAATTGGTGTACTTACAAGCGGCGGCGACGCTCCAGGCATGAATGCTGCTATTCGTGCCGTTGTGCGTAAAGCTATCTACCACAATGTAGAAGTATACGGAATTAAGTATGGGTACCAGGGGTTAATCGATGGCAGTATTGATAAAATGGAACTAGGCTCCGTAGGCGATATTATTCAGCGCGGAGGTACGAAGCTGTATTCAGCCCGCTGTGAAGAATTTAAGACCGAGGAAGGCCAGCTGAAGGGCATTGAACAGATGAAGAAGCACGGCATAGAAGGACTGATCGCCATCGGTGGTGACGGGACCTTTATGGGTGCTAAGAAATTGACTGAAAAAGGTTATCCGTGTATTGGTGTACCTGGAACAATAGATAATGATATTCCGGGAACCGATTTTACAATTGGCTTTGATACTGCTTTAAACACGATTATTGATGCTATTGACAAGATTCGTGATACGGCTACTTCTCATGAGCGCACCTATGTTATTGAAGTTATGGGACGTAATGCAGGAGACTTGGCTTTGTGGGCTGGACTGGCCGATGGAGCGGAGAGCGTATTAATACCAGAATTTGAAGATGAATTCAATGATGTTATCGACCGCTTAAAACGTGGACATGAACGCGGAAAGCGTCACAGCATCATCATCGTTGCAGAAGGAGTCGGAAGTGGTGTTGATTTTGGGCGCAAGGTTAAAGAAGCCACAGATCTAGAGACGCGAGTGACAGTTTTAGGACATACCCAGCGAGGCGGATCTCCGTCAGCCTCAGACCGTGTCCTTGCCAGCCGCCTGGGTGCTCATTCTGTAGACCTTCTATTGAACGGAAAATCAGGGCGCATGGTTGGTATACAACAAAACAAATTAGTCGATCATGATATAGTAGAAATTCTCAACACCAAGCACCAAGTGGATCTAGATATGTATCGTCTTTCTAAAGAATTATCAATATAA